The following coding sequences are from one Candidatus Obscuribacterales bacterium window:
- a CDS encoding carboxypeptidase-like regulatory domain-containing protein: TVWIFSGQISGDSPRWAVQEAEHHGQLLCQVTSDARGEFWVELPVGSYTLMAQYDTDLYLNSFSGDGYYTSVDVRPGEVTDVTLTNRERATF; encoded by the coding sequence ACGGTTTGGATCTTTTCAGGACAGATCTCCGGCGATAGTCCTCGCTGGGCAGTGCAGGAGGCTGAGCACCATGGGCAACTACTTTGCCAGGTGACGAGTGATGCCCGTGGTGAATTTTGGGTGGAGCTACCTGTAGGTAGCTATACCTTGATGGCTCAGTATGATACTGATCTTTATCTTAATTCTTTTTCTGGCGATGGTTACTATACCTCCGTTGACGTCCGCCCCGGAGAGGTGACGGACGTGACGCTAACCAACCGTGAACGAGCTACGTTTTAG